The proteins below are encoded in one region of Belonocnema kinseyi isolate 2016_QV_RU_SX_M_011 chromosome 5, B_treatae_v1, whole genome shotgun sequence:
- the LOC117172615 gene encoding protein mab-21 has translation MLVPSDMLSASTKMAYQINKYFGERVMNRKSQVAKTIQEVCRVVQDVLKEVEVQEPRFISSLTDYNGRFDGLDVISPTEFEIVIYLNQMGVLNFVDDGTLPGCAVLKLSDGRKRSMSLWVEFITASGYLSARKIRSRFQTLVAQACDKCAYRDSVKMIADTTEVKLRIRERYVVQITPAFKCAGLWPRSASHWPIPHIPWPHPNIVAEVKAEGFDMLSKECIGLQGKQSAMEGDAWALSFIDAENRLLQGASRRRCLSILKTLRDRHLDLPGNPVTSYHMKTLLLYECEKHPHEAEWDEACLADRINGIFLQLISCLQCRRCPHYFLPNLDLFKGKSPSGLENAAKQVWRLTREMLTNSRALEKL, from the coding sequence ATGTTAGTGCCCTCGGATATGCTCTCGGCCTCCACGAAGATGGCCTATCAGATCAACAAGTACTTTGGTGAGCGGGTAATGAACCGCAAAAGTCAGGTGGCCAAGACAATCCAGGAGGTTTGCAGAGTTGTGCAGGACGTCTTGAAGGAAGTAGAGGTCCAGGAGCCAAGGTTCATCTCATCCTTGACGGACTATAACGGCAGGTTCGATGGGCTCGATGTGATTTCGCCCACAGAATTCGAAATAGTGATATACCTAAATCAGATGGGAGTCCTTAACTTCGTCGATGACGGAACACTTCCTGGATGTGCAGTTCTTAAGCTCAGTGACGGCAGAAAAAGATCCATGTCCCTATGGGTGGAGTTCATCACCGCATCAGGATATCTCTCTGCCAGAAAAATTAGATCCCGATTTCAGACTCTTGTTGCCCAAGCCTGCGACAAGTGCGCTTATAGAGATTCTGTTAAGATGATTGCGGATACGACCGAAGTCAAACTGAGGATCCGGGAACGTTACGTAGTGCAAATCACGCCTGCTTTTAAGTGTGCTGGACTCTGGCCCAGATCGGCTTCACACTGGCCCATTCCTCATATTCCCTGGCCACATCCAAATATCGTTGCTGAGGTCAAAGCTGAGGGATTTGATATGCTCTCAAAGGAATGCATTGGACTCCAGGGCAAACAATCAGCGATGGAGGGTGATGCTTGGGCCCTGTCTTTTATTGATGCAGAAAATAGACTCCTCCAAGGTGCGAGCAGAAGAAGATGTCTTAGTATTCTTAAGACTCTGAGGGATCGACATCTGGACCTTCCAGGGAACCCTGTCACCAGCTACCATATGAAGACACTCTTGCTTTATGAATGCGAGAAGCATCCTCATGAAGCTGAGTGGGACGAGGCCTGCCTAGCGGACAggattaacgggatatttttacaattaatttcgtGTCTTCAGTGTAGAAGGTGTCCTCACTACTTCCTCCCAAACTTAGACCTCTTTAAAGGCAAGTCCCCTAGTGGTTTGGAGAATGCAGCGAAGCAAGTTTGGAGACTCACGAGGGAAATGCTGACCAACAGCCGAGCTTTGGAAAAGCTCTAA